A single region of the Lotus japonicus ecotype B-129 chromosome 4, LjGifu_v1.2 genome encodes:
- the LOC130714486 gene encoding uncharacterized protein LOC130714486 — MEQDPNPFLRHCKGQSNNSGSSRPLIPGPAGAIQAAMYARRSTPNTPLIPTQEIVRRVLDHGSTETDPDFNSHAWLSALQEWGIATPLGSLTANVERVENVVAVIKSCTPNGFGDAKVTLKDPTGAVDASIHRKAFTHSEFANDITVGSVLVLQKVAVFAPRGTVCYLNITLPNLVKVFPKDCGPHDFIDITEE; from the exons ATGGAACAAGACCCAAATCCATTCCTCCGCCATTGCAAAGGTCAAAGCAACAACTCtggcagctctcgtcctctcattcctggcccggctggcgccatccaggctgccatgtatgcCCGTAGATCCACCCCTAACACACCACTCATTCCGACCCAGGAAATCGTGAGGCGTGTGCTAGATCATGgatcaaccgaaaccgatcctgatttcaactcacatgcttggctatcagccctgcaagagtggggaatagccactccgctgggctctctgacagcgaacgttgagagggtggagaatgttgttgctgttatcaaatcttgcactcccaatgggtttggagatgcgaaagttaccctcaag GACCCCACGGGTGCTGTTGATGCTAGCATCCACCGCAAGGCATTTACTCACAGTGAATTTGCGAatgacataactgttggatctgttctcgttctccaaaag gttgctgtgtttgcacctagaggaactgtttgttatcttaatataacattgcccaacctagtgaaggtattcccaaaagattgcggaccccatgacttcatcgatatcacagaggaataa
- the LOC130713194 gene encoding uncharacterized protein LOC130713194 — MTESFFFGESQLIHAAGLENDNPEEQPSLAEPPIISIDVSHLYHTDQRFPLKDDLMKWVRDISMANNFVLVTTKSDSGAKGRKEYVILGCEKHGAYIPYREPDLVEGTSTQKTCCPFRLKGRRTKDDKGWWLKVMDGRHIHLAAESLVGHNYAGRLNSEAKEDVINQAKTWVPPRKMLASLKEKDPSNLTTIQQIYGVCKRFRQSVRGSLTEIQYLLKKLDGEKYVHFERNEPGSEVIRDIFWAHPNAVKLFNTFPYVVIMDCTYKTSKYKLPLLEIVGLTSTDKTYSIAFCYIGNETTEDYIWALECMKSLISDQSRLPRVIVTDRDLALLSAASQSLPTTTHLLCLWHINKCVLAKCKEYVGTDDFAQEVMDKWAELVDAPTVPEFEAHWIELFNMCKHKHKLKFATYCSTTWLVHKQKFAKAWTNHVMHFGTTTSNRAEGAHASLKLMLRNSKGDLATSWDASHSLTTNRHTEIVASFERSMNKIDHLFKTPFYTNIRGFVSIKCLKLIDAELTRMRACGGRCDCLLRETHGLPCGCQLADYERIPYEAIHPFWKSLSWEHVPVADTGSSDICGLNHGEMHPEVEALTRYFHSLDTGGQSMVRRKLQAIYCPERSTLCTPELRIKSNRTPKLKESKQPKGRAIGSLTRDPSAFELTDKKIKEEKKSSQPTKRKKRVKKSDTSHFMCNFPAFLHPYIGTITDVEDDGNCGYRSIAALMGHSAGQDGWPWVRATLIQELETNVVMYNRMWGTDVVYGLHNRLTLPIGDPATPDKWFQLPEMGYLVATKYQLVLVSLSSMGCNTYFPLIGAGPRDEHSVIAIGHVINHWVQLQLTPGHPMPTIALQWEWHSDLASKYWRNLYGPRLGMYDAQFQAWLGAFSGHADYVDITTD; from the exons atgacagagtcctttttctttggtgaatcacaattgatacatgctgctggattggaaaatgataatccagaggagcaaccatcactagctgaacctccgattatatctatagatgtctctcatttgtatcatactgatcag cgtttccctttgaaagatgatcttatgaaatgggttcgcgacatttctatggcaaataattttgttttggtgacaacaaagtctgatagtggtgcgaagggaagaaaagaatatgtcattctggggtgtgagaagcatggtgcgtatattccctacagagaaccggatcttgttgaaggaacgtcaacacaaaagacatgttgtccttttaggctaaaaggacgacgtacgaaagatgataaaggttggtggttgaaggtgatggacggtagacacatccatctcgcagctgagtcactagttggccacaattacgctggtagactgaatagtgaggcgaaggaggacgtgataaatcaggctaagacttgggttccacctagaaagatgttggcgtccttgaaggaaaaagatccttcaaacttgactaccatccaacaaatttatggtgtttgcaagcggttcagacaatccgttcgtgggtcactgacagagatacaatacttgctgaagaagttggacggtgagaagtatgttcacttcgaacgaaatgaacccggatcggaagtgattagagatatattttgggctcatccgaatgccgtcaaacttttcaacacattcccatatgtagtgatcatggattgcacatacaagaccagcaaatacaaactacccttgctcgagattgttggcctgacctccacggataaaacatactcaatagCATTCTGTTACATTGGCAATGAGACCACAGAGGACTACATTTGGgcattggagtgtatgaagtctctgatTTCCGACCAATCCAGGTTGCCTAGAGTGATTGTGACGGACAGAGATCTTgctttattgagtgctgcttcacaaagccttcccaccaccacccatttactatgcttgtggcacatcaacaagtgtgttttggcaaagtgcaaagagtatgttggcacggatgattttgctcaagaggttatggacaagtgggccgaattggtagatgctccaacagttccagaatttgaagctcattggattgaattgtttaacatgtgcaagcataaacacaagttgaaatttgccacttattgttctactacatggttggtccacaagcagaaatttgccaaggcatggacaaatcatgtgatgcattttggaacaacaacaagtaacag ggctgaaggtgcacatgccagcttgaagttgatgttgcggaacagtaagggtgacctggccacatcatgggatgcgtcgcatagtttgaccaccaatcgccacactgagatagtagcatcgtttgagcgcagtatgaataaaattgatcaccttttcaagacccctttctacacaaatattagGGGATTTGTGTCAATCAAATGCCTGAAACTCATTGATGCTGAACTGACAAGAATGCGAGCCTGCGGCGGCAGATGCGATTGcttattgagagagactcatggactaccttgcggttgtcaacttgcag attatgagaggattccgtacgaggccattcatccattctggaagagcctaagttgggagcatgtacctgttgcagatactggcagctcagatatttgcggactaaaccatggagagatgcacccagaagttgaggcactgacacgttatttccattctttggatactggagggcagagtatggtaaggaggaagcttcaagcgatATATTGTCCTGAAAGGAGTACACTATGTACTCCCGAGCTTCGGATAAAGTCCAACCGCACTCCTAAGTTGAAAGAGAGCAAACAACCCAAGGGtcgagcaataggatccttgactcgtgatccttcagcgtttgaacttacagacaagaagattaaagaggaaaagaagtcttcacaaccaacaaagaggaagaagcgtgtgaagaagtctgatacaagccatttcatgtgtaactttccagcctttctccatccatatattggcacaattacagatgttgaggatgatggtaactgtggctatagatccATTGCTGCATTAATGGGGCATTCCGCCGGTCAGGACGGTTGGCCTTGGGTTAGAGCTACATTGATACAAGAACTTGAGACCAATGTGGTAATGTATAATAGGATGTGGGGCACAGATGTTGTTTATGGCTTACATAATCGTCTCACTCTTCCTATTGGTGACCCGGCCACCCCTGACAAATGGTttcaactgccagagatgggataccttgttgcCACAAAGTACCAATTGGTTCTCGTATCCTTATCCTCTATGGGTTGTAACACATACTTTCCACTGATAGGAGCCGGCCCACGAGATGAGCATTCTGTTATAGCTATTGGACATGTGATAAATCACTGGGTACAG CTCCAATTAACTcctggacatcctatgccgaCTATTGCTCTCCAGTGGGAATGGCACAGTGATCTTGCCTCCAAATACTGGCGCAACCTATATGGTCCACGTTTAGGCATGTATGATGCACAATTCCAAGCTTGGCTTGGTGCTTTTAGTGGTCATGCGGACTATGTGGACATCACCACAGATTGA
- the LOC130710750 gene encoding probable alpha,alpha-trehalose-phosphate synthase [UDP-forming] 11, with product MLSRSCVGLLNLISADDYNRVPGVMAPEINNFGSDGGVSPASRERRIIVANQLPIRASRDGENEHWRFEFDRDSLVLQAKDGFPSEVEVLYVGSLKAEVEPKEQDEVAQVLLEKFHCVPTFLPSEVHNLFYHGFCKHYLWPLFHYMLPMSPSQGARFDRAQWQAYVHANKIFADKVTEVINPDEDFVWVHDYHLMILPTLLRKRFHHVKLGFFLHNTFPTSEIYRTIPVREEILRAFLNCDLIGFHTFDYARHFLSCCSRMLGLDYESKKGHIGLDYYGRTVNIKIQPAGIHMGLLESVLSLPETASRVKELREQYKGKIVILGVDDMDLFKGISLKFLALGQLLDQREHLRGRVVLVQILNPARSRGKDIQDVKSESEAIASEINQRYGRKGYLPIVCINGPVSTQEKVAYYAVSECCVVSAVRDGMNLMPYEYTVCRQGSVALDKALGVEGDENGKVKPKQSVIIVSEFIGCSPSLSGAIRVNPWNIDDLTEAMNSAITMSEAEKHLRHEKHYKYISSHDVAYWARSFDQDLGRACRKHHRKRCWGFGLGLGFRVVALDPTFRKLFVDNIVSDYRDTQSRLILLDYDGTMMPQASIDKTPSTEVISVLNSLCSDPRNIVFIVSGRDKDRLSEWFSPCEKLGLSAEHGYFTRWSKDSPWQTQGSTTEFDWKMVVEPVMALYTEATDGSFIEQKESAIVWHHQEADPHFGSCQAKELLDHLENVLANEPVVVKRGQHIVEVKPQGVSKGMVVEELISTMRSEGKSPDFLLCIGDDRSDEDMFESIASSVSNPALPTISKVFACTVGQKPSMAKYYLEDTSEVINLLEGLATASAPATLPIASQELQGGTL from the exons ATGCTCTCGCGATCTTGCGTGGGGTTATTGAATCTGATATCAGCGGATGATTACAATCGAGTTCCAGGGGTAATGGCGCCGGAGATTAACAATTTCGGATCAGACGGCGGCGTTTCGCCGGCGTCACGAGAACGGCGGATAATCGTGGCGAATCAGTTACCGATACGCGCTTCACGCGACGGGGAGAACGAGCACTGGCGGTTTGAATTTGACAGAGATAGTCTGGTTTTACAGGCGAAAGATGGGTTTCCATCGGAGGTTGAGGTTCTCTATGTGGGGTCGTTGAAGGCGGAGGTCGAGCCAAAGGAGCAAGACGAGGTGGCGCAGGTTCTTCTAGAGAAGTTTCACTGTGTTCCCACGTTTTTGCCTTCGGAGGTTCACAATCTCTTCTACCATGGGTTCTGTAAGCACTATCTATGGCCTCTGTTTCACTACATGCTCCCCATGTCGCCGAGCCAGGGTGCGCGGTTCGACCGCGCGCAGTGGCAGGCGTATGTTCATGCCAACAAGATCTTCGCTGATAAGGTCACGGAGGTGATTAACCCAGATGAGGATTTCGTCTGGGTTCACGATTACCACCTCATGATTCTCCCAACTTTGCTCAGGAAGCGTTTCCACCAtgtgaagcttggattcttcctCCACAACACGTTCCCGACGTCGGAAATCTACCGGACTATACCGGTGAGAGAGGAGATTCTCAGGGCGTTTCTCAACTGTGATTTGATTGGGTTCCACACCTTTGATTACGCAAGGCATTTTTTGTCCTGTTGTAGCAGGATGCTGGGGTTGGATTATGAGTCCAAAAAGGGTCACATTGGGTTGGATTATTATGGAAGAACAGTGAATATTAAGATTCAACCAGCTGGGATTCATATGGGTTTGCTGGAATCGGTTTTGTCGTTGCCGGAAACTGCTTCCAGGGTGAAGGAGTTGAGGGAGCAGTATAAGGGGAAAATCGTGATCTTAGGAGTTGATGATATGGATTTGTTCAAGGGTATTAGCTTGAAGTTCTTGGCACTTGGGCAGCTACTGGACCAGCGTGAGCATTTGAGGGGTCGTGTGGTGCTGGTTCAGATTCTGAATCCTGCAAGAAGCAGAGGGAAGGACATTCAGGATGTGAAGAGTGAGAGTGAGGCTATTGCAAGTGAGATTAACCAGAGGTATGGCAGAAAGGGGTACCTGCCAATTGTTTGTATCAACGGCCCAGTTTCCACTCAGGAGAAGGTGGCTTACTATGCTGTGTCTGAGTGCTGTGTTGTGAGTGCTGTGAGGGATGGGATGAATTTGATGCCTTATGAGTACACTGTGTGCAGGCAGGGGAGTGTTGCCTTGGATAAGGCACTTGGGGTTGAAGGAGATGAGAATGGGAAGGTGAAACCCAAGCAGAGTGTTATTATTGTGTCTGAGTTCATTGGGTGTTCCCCTTCTCTCAGTGGAGCCATTCGGGTGAATCCGTGGAACATTGATGATCTTACTGAGGCCATGAACTCGGCCATCACAATGTCGGAGGCAGAGAAGCATTTGCGCCACGAGAAGCATTACAAGTACATAAGCTCTCATGATGTAGCCTATTGGGCGAGGAGTTTTGATCAGGATTTAGGCAGGGCTTGTAGGAAGCATCACCGTAAGAGGTGTTGGGGTTTTGGGCTGGGATTGGGATTTAGAGTTGTTGCTTTGGATCCTACCTTCAGGAAGCTCTTTGTTGATAACATTGTCTCTGACTACAGAGATACACAGAGTAGGTTGATCCTTTTGGACTATGATGGCACTATGATGCCCCAGGCCTCTATTGACAAAACTCCAAGCACTGAGGTCATTTCTGTCTTGAATAGTCTATGCAGTGATCCCAGAAATATTGTGTTTATAGTCAGCGGCAGAGATAAGGATCGCCTCAGCGAGTGGTTTTCTCCGTGTGAGAAGCTGGGTCTCTCTGCTGAGCATGGTTACTTCACCAG GTGGAGTAAGGACTCTCCTTGGCAGACCCAGGGATCAACAACAGAATTTGATTGGAAAATGGTTGTGGAGCCGGTGATGGCGCTTTATACAGAAGCAACGGATGGTTCTTTCATCGAACAAAAGGAAAGCGCAATTGTTTGGCACCATCAGGAAGCAGATCCTCATTTTGGGTCATGCCAGGCAAAAGAGCTACTTGATCACCTGGAGAATGTGCTGGCTAATGAGCCAGTGGTGGTTAAAAGGGGACAACATATAGTTGAAGTTAAACCTCAG GGTGTGAGCAAAGGTATGGTAGTTGAAGAGCTTATCTCAACCATGAGGAGTGAGGGGAAATCACCAGATTTTCTTCTGTGCATTGGAGATGATCGCTCAGATGAAGACATGTTTGAGAGCATTGCTAGTTCAGTTTCTAACCCAGCTCTGCCAACCATATCCAAAGTGTTTGCTTGCACTGTTGGCCAGAAACCAAGCATGGCTAAATACTATTTGGAAGATACTAGCGAGGTTATCAATTTGCTCGAAGGACTCGCGACTGCATCAGCCCCAGCTACGCTGCCCATAGCTTCTCAGGAATTGCAAGGAGGAACATTGTAG